The Spinacia oleracea cultivar Varoflay chromosome 2, BTI_SOV_V1, whole genome shotgun sequence DNA segment TTGCATTGTTGCAATGGCAGAAGTGTATTTGATGATGGATTTGTCAGAGTCAACAAAAATAGTATCGAGTCGAATACAAGAGATAGAGCCAGAGCATGCCTCAAAGATTGTAGGATACTTGTTACAAGACGATGGTGATCAGGACATGATTCGCCTCGCTTTTAGCCCCGATAATGTGATTAGAATTGTGATTAGCAACGCAAAACATACTCTTGGTTTGTCACCCCCtaaacagcaacagcaacagcaacagttGCAGCAACAGCTGCAGCAACAtttgcagcagcagcagcagcaaatgGTGTATGCTTCACTGAATAACCCCATTCAGTACTGCAATCCTTATCAAGGTTTTCCTGATTCTCGGGTTTACTCAACCTCGAGCAGGCCATTGAGTAGTTGTAGGAATGTCCAAATAACCAATGCCCTAGAGGATCAGCTTCAACGGTCCTTGAAATTTGAGGATGATAACTTACATTTACGAAACTCAGTAAATTCAGAGTTTCTTAACAATGATGGTTACCATGATCAGCCTGGATTTGTTGTGAATGGAACTTCTAGAAGGTTGCGGAGCTTGATTGAGTTCCCCCCAAAAGTTTGTCATTACTTCAGCAAGGGTTTCTGCAAGCATGGTGACAATTGTATGTTCTTacatagtagtagtagtagtagtagcagTAGTCTTGGATCAAACAATACTGGGtatggaaatggaaatgggaatgggaatgggAATGATGATCATTATGAGTTCCGTGTAGGATCACTTAAGAAGCTTGAAATGGATCTAATCGAGCTTCTGAGATCAAGAAAAGGAAACCCAATTTCAATAGCCTCATTGCCAATGCTTTATTATGAAAAGTATGGTAGGAATCTTAAAGCTGAAGGCTACCTTACCGAGAGCCAAAGACATGGTAAGGCTGGATATAGCCTCACTAGGCTTTTAGCTCGGTTGAAGAACACTATATGTCTCATAGACAGGTAAGGTGGTTTATctgcatcttcatcttcatctttatGTACTGGTCTTTATGTCTTTTTTCTCTTCTCTTGATTACTTATATAGCAAGTGATATATATTGCAGGCCTAATGGACAGCATTCAGTGATCTTAGCTGAAGATGCCTCAAAATACTTGGAGTATGGTAGTGATAGAAATGAGAATGGTGGAATTGTTCCAGGGTCTAGACAAATCTATCTCACTTTCCCTGCTGAAAGCTCATTCTCTGAGATTGATGTGTCCAACTACTTCAACACCTATGGTCTTGTGCAAGATGTTAGGATTCCTAGTCAAGAGAAAAGGATGTTTGGATTTGTTACCTTTGTTTATCCTGAAACTGTTCGCAAAATTTTGGCCAAGGGGAATCCACATTTTGTTTGTGGCGCTCGTGTTCTTGTCAAACCATACAGGGAAAAGTCAAGGTTTGCTGACAGGTAATGCGCTTCACTCTTCTTCATTGCTAGTTTCGTTTGAACGTTTTTGTGCCCTTATTAGTTATGAATGCACATATGTTGAAGCTCTGACATATCTGATGACGCGATAATTGAGTAATCAATCATACTCAAGTAACTCAACTGTCAATGTCAATAATAACATTTTTCTCATAAGATACAATCATATAAGTAAAGCTATATTCCTTGCCATCAAAAATATCTATGTGATTCAGCTGGCAATGGTTCAACAGAAAGTTTCGCTTtatctgttttgaaattgatATTTAAGGCGTACCTTTGTAAGTTTTCTATTGTTTTGTACTAATTGAGGTTGACAGATAGTATACCATACATGTAgggttaattatgttttcttccCCTTCCACAACATCATACTCTGTAGTATAAATCAAATCGCGTCAAGATGAAACTGGTGTGGTTTAAATGTAACTATGTACGTACCCTTACCTCTAAAAAATTACTGTCTTAGACATGACTTTCAGTTTAACTTTAGAAAATGAGTACTAGTATTTTTGAGCATT contains these protein-coding regions:
- the LOC110803849 gene encoding zinc finger CCCH domain-containing protein 18 isoform X1, producing MMDLSESTKIVSSRIQEIEPEHASKIVGYLLQDDGDQDMIRLAFSPDNVIRIVISNAKHTLGLSPPKQQQQQQQLQQQLQQHLQQQQQQMVYASLNNPIQYCNPYQGFPDSRVYSTSSRPLSSCRNVQITNALEDQLQRSLKFEDDNLHLRNSVNSEFLNNDGYHDQPGFVVNGTSRRLRSLIEFPPKVCHYFSKGFCKHGDNCMFLHSSSSSSSSSLGSNNTGYGNGNGNGNGNDDHYEFRVGSLKKLEMDLIELLRSRKGNPISIASLPMLYYEKYGRNLKAEGYLTESQRHGKAGYSLTRLLARLKNTICLIDRPNGQHSVILAEDASKYLEYGSDRNENGGIVPGSRQIYLTFPAESSFSEIDVSNYFNTYGLVQDVRIPSQEKRMFGFVTFVYPETVRKILAKGNPHFVCGARVLVKPYREKSRFADRKHTDKVQSSMQYKSHLFEGEAEFHSAAAPRASDYSRLMRQQFMYEHKEAIELEKTRLSESQLLPEPSERLRYFANSIDELKLAQEFPALEKFDFGFGNLNNGSSSEDNLRNVTGIQEREYKLMQNYGTQESNQAHNLPDNPFATSGRR
- the LOC110803849 gene encoding zinc finger CCCH domain-containing protein 18 isoform X2, with amino-acid sequence MMDLSESTKIVSSRIQEIEPEHASKIVGYLLQDDGDQDMIRLAFSPDNVIRIVISNAKHTLGLSPPKQQQQQQQLQQQLQQHLQQQQQQMVYASLNNPIQYCNPYQGFPDSRVYSTSSRPLSSCRNVQITNALEDQLQRSLKFEDDNLHLRNSVNSEFLNNDGYHDQPGFVVNGTSRRLRSLIEFPPKVCHYFSKGFCKHGDNCMFLHSSSSSSSSSLGSNNTGYGNGNGNGNGNDDHYEFRVGSLKKLEMDLIELLRSRKGNPISIASLPMLYYEKYGRNLKAEGYLTESQRHGKAGYSLTRLLARLKNTICLIDRPNGQHSVILAEDASKYLEYGSDRNENGGIVPGSRQIYLTFPAESSFSEIDVSNYFNTYGLVQDVRIPSQEKRMFGFVTFVYPETVRKILAKGNPHFVCGARVLVKPYREKSRFADRKHTDKVQSSMQYKSHLFEGEAEFHSAPRASDYSRLMRQQFMYEHKEAIELEKTRLSESQLLPEPSERLRYFANSIDELKLAQEFPALEKFDFGFGNLNNGSSSEDNLRNVTGIQEREYKLMQNYGTQESNQAHNLPDNPFATSGRR